The Arachis ipaensis cultivar K30076 chromosome B07, Araip1.1, whole genome shotgun sequence genome includes a window with the following:
- the LOC110264669 gene encoding uncharacterized protein LOC110264669, with the protein MPCFEGCHAREERTEHAAAPCRRSASRRRATVPVPPSFGPSASRRARLRERETREGENGSEAELRSNHRIGVLPRCRRTRHDLQPRRCQLCLLCRREAHLLLGTLSPLMGCASKPLPPENITAAVSPELLAEPQLPGTPLPPPSSIAGKAFKLSFPSVEFPGTSSSLRVVQITAATWG; encoded by the exons ATGCCATGCTTTGAGGGCTGTCACGCAAGGGAAGAGAGAACAGAACATGCCGCCGCGCCCTGCCGTCGATCCGCGTCTCGCCGTCGCGCCACCGTCCCCGTGCCGCCATCATTCGGTCCATCCGCGAGTCGCCGAGCCAGGCTGAGAGAAAGGGAGACGCGCGAAGGAGAGAACGGATCTGAGGCCGAGCTGAGGTCCAACCACCGCATCGGAGTCCTTCCGCGTTGCCGCCGTACGCGCCATGACCTCCAGCCGCGCCGTTGCCAGTTGTGCTTACTCTGCCGCCGTGAAGCCCACCTGCTGTTGGGAACCTTATCGCCGCTCATGGGGTGCGCCAGTAAGCCTCTGCCGCCGGAAAACATCACTGCTGCTGTGtcgccggagcttctggccgagCCTCAACTGCCGGGAACGCCGCTGCCGCCACCGAGCTCCATTGCCGGTAAG GCTTTTAAGTTGAGTTTCCCTTCTGTTGAGTTTCCTGGAACTTCATCGTCGCTGCGTGTGGTTCAGATCACCGCTGCTACTTGGGGCTGA